GAACTGGATTTCCGCAGGCAGCCGGCTGATCCCGCTCGGGCAAACCGACAGCCAGCGCGTGCTGGCCGATCTCGAGCCCGATGTCGCCGCGACCGCGCGCCGCGCCGAAGGAGCATCGCTCGACGATCTCGGCAGCGCGACTTTCCGCGCCGACATCGCGAGCTTGCGGCACGAGACGCAATATACGAGGCTGTTCCGGTCATGATGCGCGATCGAGCGATGATGCTGGCGCAGCGTCCTCAGCCGTCGTCCCGGCCTAGTGCGCAATTGCGCACGGGACCGGGGCCCATAACCACAGGCTCTTGTGGTTATCCAGGGCTGGGGCCCCAGCGCGCTGCCGCAATGAGGTTTGGTGGTAATGGTTCCCGGCCTTCGCCGGGACGACGATGGATGGTGTGACATGCCCACTTCCCACGGTCCGTTGCGGGTCGGCGTCGGTGGCCCGGTCGGCTCCGGCAAGACCGCACTGATGGATCTGCTCTGCAAGGCGATGCGCGAGCGCTACGACATCGCGGCGATCACCAACGACATCTACACCAAGTGGGATGCCGAGTTTCTGGTGCGCTCGGGCTCGCTGACGTCGGATCGTATCGCGGGTGTCGAGACCGGCGGCTGCCCGCATACCGCGATCCGCGAGGACGCCTCGATGAACCTGGCCGCCGTCGCCGACATGCGGGCCAAGTTTCCCAACCTCGATCTGATCCTGATCGAATCCGGCGGCGATAACCTTGCCGCGACGTTCTCGCCGGAATTGGCCGACCTGACGATCTATGTCATCGACGTCGCCGCGGGCGACAAGATTCCCTCCAAGGGCGGCCCCGGGATCACCCGGTCCGACCTGCTGGTGATCAACAAGATCGACCTCGCCCCCTATGTCGGCGCGTCGCTGGAGAAGATGGATACCGACGCCAGGCGGATGCGCGGCGAGCGGCCCTTCGTGATGACCAACCTGAAGAAGAGCGACGGCCTCGACCGCATCGTCAGCTTCATCGAGACCAAGGGCGGCCTTCGGTCGCAGGCTCCAGGCAAGGCCGCCGAGGCAGGCTAGCGCGTTAATCATTGTGGCACCGCCCGGCTCTCCCCCGTCATCCCCGCGGCAACGTGACGTTGCCGCGGGAGGTGCGCCGCAAAAAAGCTGCGCAATCGCCGGAACAATTTCCCAGTTCACCGATTAGCATGCTCTAGCGTCGCCTCAGATCAGCCAGGTGCCGTGGGCGTTAATGTTGCCGAGCAGCTCTTGTTGCGTACCGATGATCGCTATTCCATATTCCGCTGCGGTTGGCGTTCATCACACCTTGATTTGTTGCCGCCCCGCAGATCTCAGATGAATTCCATCCGCTTTTGCCACCCCCTGATTGCCGAGTAAGCGAGTGGTCCGGCTGGGCTTTATCGTTGCCTTGATCGCGCTGATCGGAGTGCTGCTTTCCGGTCTCGCGGCCTATCGGGTGCACGATCAGGAGCTCGCGCTCGACAGCATCGCACTGGCGCGGGCGATCGACGTCCACGCCAGCCTGGTGCAGGACCGCCTGACCGAGCGTGAGCTGCTGGCGCGGGTGGCTTCGGGCCTGTTCCGCTCTCCGTCGACGGTGAAGGCCAATATGCTGCAGCCGCTGCGCTCGGCGATCTACGCCTTCAAGACCGATTTCGTTGTCGCCGCCTGGATTGCGCGGCTCAAGCCGAATGAGCTGTCGGCGGCGGAGGCAGAGTTGAAAGCCGCGGGCTTCACCAACCCGTCGATCCGCGACTTCGACGATCAGCCGCTTGATCTCAAGGCGCTCGACAGGCCGATCAACGTGCTGATGGATGTCGAGCCGCGCAACCAGGAAACCCTCAGCATCCCGGGCCGCGCCTTCGATCGCCACTCGGTGGTCGGTCCGATGCTCGCCCGGGCGATGGCGGAGGCCAAGCCGGTTGCGTCGGACCCGATCCCGCTGCTGCGACAGAATGGCCCGGTTGGCGTCGTGCTCGCGGCGCCGGTGTTCCAGGAGCATGCGTCGGAGCCGGCCGGCTTCATCACGTTCTCGTACGAACTGGCGTCGCTGATGCTGACCAACGACGACGCTTCGCTGTTTTCGGTGGCGCTGAAGGATCCACGCGATTCCAACGATGAGTTCACCGCCAACGAGCAGGGCGTCGTCACCTCGCGCGCGGTGCGCCAGGAAGGGCCGGCGCCGTCGATAGTCCGCACGGTGACCTTCGGCGGCCGCGACTGGTCGCTGGACTACTACGCCAAGAGCAACGCCACGATGCGCGCGCAGCAGACCGCGACGATCGTCGCCGCGATCGGACTGGCGCTGACCGGTATCGTCTGCGGCCTGTTCGGCTATGTCGCCTACAACAACCTGCGTCTGAGCCGCGAGATCGAAGTCCGGATCGGCTTCGAGCGCCGGCTGACGGCCGTCATCGACGAGCTCAACCATCGCGTCAAGAACATCCTCGCGGTGATCCAGTCGATCGTGACGCGCACGCTGCGCCACGGTTCCGACATCGAGGTCGCGCGCGAGCTTCTGATCGGCCGGATCCACGCAATGTCGAATGTCGTGACGCTGCTCAGCGAGAGCCAATGGCAGGGCGTCAAGCTGAGGGGCCTATTCGAATCGCGATCGATCCCGCATGCCGACCGTATCGCGGTGAACGGCCCCGACATCACCGTCAGCGCCCGCGCGGCGCAATCGCTGTCGCTGTTGTTCTTCGAGCTCGCCTCGCATTCCGACGAGGGCCTGTCGTTGGTCGGCAAGCACCCGCACATCGTCGCCAATTGGGAAGTCAACGGCGACGGCGCGGACGCGATCTTCCATTTCCGCTGGGAGGAGTTCAACACCAGCGAGGCCACGCGGCGGTCAGACAGCGACTTCGGCCTGATCCTGCTCGACCGCGTCGCGCCCGAGGCGCTCGGCGGCACCGCGAAGCGCTATTTCACCGACGTCTCCTATGTCTATGAGCTGATCGCGCCGATGGGCACCGTCGTCGACATGACCGAGCGCGACCGTACCGAGCAGTTCTCCGCCCCGGTTCGCCCCGTCAAGGCAAAGTAGCGGCCGGCGGCATCCTGCAATGCCGCAATCATGGGCTGGCGGGGGCTCATTCCGCGTTGCGGCGATGCCGTTATGAGGTCCTCGGAACTTTCCCGCCGGACACCCGTCGCACTCCCGGTTTTGCAACTCATTGTTAAACCTTCATTGAGCATGCTTGGGGCATATGGAGCAGGATACCGTCTGAGGACCCCGATGAGGCTTTGGGTCAGCCTGACCTTGCTGGCGGCAATTTTGCCGGCGGGGCTGTCGTTCGCCTTGACCGGGACGGAGACGCCGGACGAGCTTGCGAAGGTCCGTGCCAGCTATCGCCGGCCGGACGCCGTTCCCTTCCCAAGCAGCAACCCCTATTCCAAGGCGAAATCCGATCTCGGAGAAATGCTATTCTTTGACCCGCTGCTTTCGCGGTCGAAGACGCACTCATGCGCGTCGTGCCACAACCCAGCCCTCTCCTGGGCCGACGGCCTTCCGCGCGCCATCGGGGAGGATCCCAAAGGGCTGCCGCTTCGCGCACCAACCCTGATCGACGTGGCCTTCACCGAGCCCCTGGGATGGGACGGCAAGTTCAAGACTCTCGAGTCCGTTGCGTTCGGACCTATCGAGAGCCCCGCCAACATGAACATGACGGAGCCGGAATTGATCGCCCGCCTCTCGGCGATCCCCGGTTACGTCGACGCGTTCGCCCGTGCCTTTGGCGACGGCGCGATCACGCGGCCGCGAATCGAAGCGTCACTGGCGACGTTTGAGCGCTCGATCCTGGCCGGCGAGGCGCCGTTCGACCGGTGGATCAAGGGAGACGACACCGCCATCAGCGCGTCGGCGCAGCACGGTTTTCGAATTTTCAACGGCAAGGCACGTTGCTCGTCCTGTCACAGCGGCCCGTCCTTCTCGGACGGATCCTTTCAGGACATCGGTACCGCGAAGGGCAAGGACATCGGGCGGGGCAGTTTCTTTCCGACCTCCGTCAAGCTGCGATACGCGTTCAAGACGCCGACATTGCGCGACGTTGCGCGTCGCGGGCCCTACATGCACGACGGATCGGTCGCGACTCTGGAAGACGTCATAGAGCTGTACAACAAGGGCGGAATCGATCGGCCGAGCCGGTCTCCGGACATCAAGCCGCTGTCCCTGACAGCCAGCGAGAAGAAGGACCTCATCGCCTTTCTTCAGACGCTGACCGCATCCGCGCCAGCGTCCGTGGCGCCAAGGCTGCCGCGATGACGGCCGACTGACGCGTGTCAGGACACGCTCGGCAGGACGCACCCCAACAGGCCTAGACCCACGATCAGAAGCGCGCCCGCGCAGGTCTCCAGGGCATCGGTCCGCTCCGGATACCGTTTTGCTCCGAGGGCGAGCACCGAGCCCACCCCGACACTCACGACACTCAAC
The DNA window shown above is from Bradyrhizobium sp. ISRA464 and carries:
- a CDS encoding HWE histidine kinase domain-containing protein; the protein is MVRLGFIVALIALIGVLLSGLAAYRVHDQELALDSIALARAIDVHASLVQDRLTERELLARVASGLFRSPSTVKANMLQPLRSAIYAFKTDFVVAAWIARLKPNELSAAEAELKAAGFTNPSIRDFDDQPLDLKALDRPINVLMDVEPRNQETLSIPGRAFDRHSVVGPMLARAMAEAKPVASDPIPLLRQNGPVGVVLAAPVFQEHASEPAGFITFSYELASLMLTNDDASLFSVALKDPRDSNDEFTANEQGVVTSRAVRQEGPAPSIVRTVTFGGRDWSLDYYAKSNATMRAQQTATIVAAIGLALTGIVCGLFGYVAYNNLRLSREIEVRIGFERRLTAVIDELNHRVKNILAVIQSIVTRTLRHGSDIEVARELLIGRIHAMSNVVTLLSESQWQGVKLRGLFESRSIPHADRIAVNGPDITVSARAAQSLSLLFFELASHSDEGLSLVGKHPHIVANWEVNGDGADAIFHFRWEEFNTSEATRRSDSDFGLILLDRVAPEALGGTAKRYFTDVSYVYELIAPMGTVVDMTERDRTEQFSAPVRPVKAK
- a CDS encoding cytochrome c peroxidase, with protein sequence MRLWVSLTLLAAILPAGLSFALTGTETPDELAKVRASYRRPDAVPFPSSNPYSKAKSDLGEMLFFDPLLSRSKTHSCASCHNPALSWADGLPRAIGEDPKGLPLRAPTLIDVAFTEPLGWDGKFKTLESVAFGPIESPANMNMTEPELIARLSAIPGYVDAFARAFGDGAITRPRIEASLATFERSILAGEAPFDRWIKGDDTAISASAQHGFRIFNGKARCSSCHSGPSFSDGSFQDIGTAKGKDIGRGSFFPTSVKLRYAFKTPTLRDVARRGPYMHDGSVATLEDVIELYNKGGIDRPSRSPDIKPLSLTASEKKDLIAFLQTLTASAPASVAPRLPR
- the ureG gene encoding urease accessory protein UreG translates to MPTSHGPLRVGVGGPVGSGKTALMDLLCKAMRERYDIAAITNDIYTKWDAEFLVRSGSLTSDRIAGVETGGCPHTAIREDASMNLAAVADMRAKFPNLDLILIESGGDNLAATFSPELADLTIYVIDVAAGDKIPSKGGPGITRSDLLVINKIDLAPYVGASLEKMDTDARRMRGERPFVMTNLKKSDGLDRIVSFIETKGGLRSQAPGKAAEAG